One Lytechinus variegatus isolate NC3 chromosome 14, Lvar_3.0, whole genome shotgun sequence genomic region harbors:
- the LOC121427965 gene encoding putative deoxyribonuclease TATDN2 — protein MRSLDALCRFVDQERPDPVGILTPRGQTEMVAFARNRGWECSVPIGLRPLSSWAALLHWRVLGFLMGRLRREDRDRIQRLGSLSMREAPSAAGRPYWREVPAAAGREDMRKVPAAAGRPDMREVPAAASEPARRETPAAAGRPDTREIPAAAGRPDTQEIPTPVIQPDTLEAAAGKLEKADAADETSSLPPLVESVPEELLEIPMEVQGESPVPDLKPGECSEELPVNSQMNFPSAGSTLGRTSAPSLSAPTPEEHLRELLINPSVGFHRSAFEQGFIGTGIPFQPTAPGAVIPPAVTRGLGHYLPQRMAAPTIAQPSPERKHRLSLADGFPGLGAVSPKPAVKTEIVESFQRVEVVRVISVEELEDSQTLSVSQVEAVEPTVTGVPEVPVDAEEAFATSAEPSSQEVEWQGDDSPIASPSPVRSTQSVETGVSRAGRLSLAPVEFEKDRLPLIIDSHLHLDRIEKRLGKRGASALRACPGRLPLKPVRVTGGILNYCDPQRWGKIWYPEDPGWGVAVGIHPKKADQVTMGTMNRLRSLLASQRICGVSELGLDFSIPDTTWQQQINMLIQILGMPIGNKVLILHLCGSSGDPCATAVSRDVRRLLVEHCSRQQRIHLHCCTLVKEERRAWSDAFPEAYFGFTGKVWVFTGPQDEALRDVPIQRLLLETDAPYFKPERYMAGNTPMYLGELAQEIAIRRGETFAEVVFTANKNARRLYDLQE, from the coding sequence ATGAGGTCCTTGGATGCGTTGTGTCGGTTTGTCGACCAGGAGCGTCCGGACCCAGTCGGGATACTCACGCCGCGAGGACAGACTGAGATGGTCGCCTTCGCGAGGAATCGGGGCTGGGAATGCTCGGTTCCAATTGGCTTGCGCCCATTGAGTTCCTGGGCTGCCCTCCTTCACTGGAGAGTCCTGGGTTTCCTCATGGGAAGGCTGAGACGTGAGGACCGAGACCGAATACAGAGGCTGGGAAGCTTAAGTATGCGTGAAGCTCCTTCAGCGGCTGGTAGGCCTTATTGGCGTGAAGTTCCTGCAGCTGCTGGTAGGGAGGATATGCGCAAGGTTCCTGCAGCTGCCGGTAGGCCGGACATGCGCGAAGTTCCCGCGGCTGCCAGTGAGCCAGCCAGGCGCGAAACTCCCGCAGCTGCAGGTAGGCCGGATACTCGTGAGATTCCTGCGGCGGCTGGTAGGCCTGATACGCAGGAGATTCCCACTCCCGTCATTCAGCCGGACACGTTGGAAGCTGCAGCTGGTAAGCTAGAGAAAGCGGACGCTGCAGATGAGACTAGCTCGCTCCCTCCGCTGGTGGAGTCGGTTCCGGAGGAACTGTTAGAGATCCCTATGGAAGTGCAAGGTGAATCTCCAGTCCCGGATCTGAAGCCTGGTGAATGTTCTGAGGAGTTGCCTGTAAACTCCCAAATGAACTTCCCCTCTGCTGGATCTACACTAGGTAGAACATCTGCGCCAAGTTTGTCAGCTCCAACACCTGAGGAGCATCTGAGGGAGTTACTGATCAACCCCTCAGTAGGCTTCCATCGTTCGGCGTTTGAACAGGGGTTCATTGGAACGGGTATTCCATTTCAACCGACTGCTCCCGGGGCGGTGATTCCACCTGCTGTCACGAGAGGGCTGGGTCACTACCTCCCTCAAAGAATGGCAGCGCCTACGATTGCCCAACCCTCCCCGGAGAGGAAGCACAGGCTGAGTTTGGCAGACGGTTTCCCGGGTTTGGGAGCTGTTTCGCCCAAGCCTGCTGTGAAAACTGAGATTGTCGAATCCTTCCAGAGGGTGGAAGTGGTCCGAGTAATCTCGGTTGAAGAACTCGAAGACTCCCAGACCCTTTCAGTGAGTCAGGTTGAGGCTGTCGAGCCAACGGTCACAGGAGTGCCCGAGGTTCCGGTGGACGCCGAGGAGGCATTTGCTACATCGGCGGAACCGTCGAGCCAAGAGGTCGAGTGGCAGGGAGATGATTCTCCTATTGCTTCACCCTCTCCTGTCAGGTCAACACAGTCTGTTGAGACTGGAGTTAGTCGCGCGGGGCGACTTAGCCTAGCGCCGGTGGAGTTTGAGAAAGATAGACTCCCACTTATCATCGACAGTCATCTCCACCTGGATAGGATAGAGAAACGCCTGGGGAAGCGTGGGGCCAGTGCCCTTAGAGCTTGTCCTGGGCGGTTACCCTTGAAGCCGGTGCGAGTGACTGGAGGGATACTGAATTATTGTGACCCCCAACGGTGGGGAAAGATCTGGTATCCAGAGGATCCCGGTTGGGGAGTTGCAGTCGGTATCCATCCCAAGAAGGCGGATCAAGTGACGATGGGGACTATGAACAGATTGCGGTCGTTATTGGCCAGCCAGCGGATTTGTGGTGTCTCTGAGCTGGGCCTGGACTTCTCCATTCCGGACACGACATGGCAGCAGCAGATTAACATGCTGATCCAGATTTTGGGGATGCCCATAGGCAATAAGGTGTTGATTTTACACCTCTGTGGGTCCTCTGGAGATCCGTGTGCTACTGCCGTCAGTCGGGATGTCCGCCGCTTGTTAGTCGAACATTGTTCCCGCCAACAGAGGATTCACCTCCATTGCTGCACACTCGTTAAAGAGGAGCGCAGAGCGTGGTCGGATGCATTTCCCGAAGCGTACTTCGGCTTTACTGGGAAGGTGTGGGTGTTCACTGGTCCCCAGGATGAGGCGCTGAGGGATGTCCCTATCCAAAGGCTGCTTCTGGAGACAGACGCTCCCTATTTCAAGCCGGAGCGATACATGGCGGGAAACACGCCTATGTATCTAGGTGAGCTCGCCCAGGAGATAGCTATTAGACGAGGGGAGACTTTCGCGGAGGTGGTCTTTACGGCGAATAAAAATGCCAGGAGACTGTACGATTTGCAGGAATAG